The Lentimicrobium sp. L6 nucleotide sequence TTGGAATTCCAGATGTTTTTGCAAATAAAACTCATAGCTACTCTGTATCAGCACTTTCTGAAGTGTTTTCCTGTTTCATTGAATACAAAGGCTATCAACAATTAATTGAGATAAATGGGGCTTTCGCGCTAGAACTCATTAAAACCTTAAGTAGAGAAACTGTAAACCACTATCAAAAGTGCGTCAACAAAATGCAGAAACAAAGTCATGCAAAATTTGCTGATGGGCTCTTGTATTTTTCTGAGAATATATTTAATAGAATTGAGTTTGATTTCCCTCTAACAAGAACTGAATTTGGAGAATATATTGGAGCTACAAGAGAAACTGTAACAAAACTATTCCATGGCTTTACTGAAGACCAATTGATAGAAGTACAAGGCAAGAAAATTAAAATTCTAAACACAGAACTGATCAAACGAATTAGTCATGCTGGATAAAAAAAGCCCCCTCGTAAATTGAGGAGGCTGAAACAAATAAAATTACTTATTATTGATGATTATCATCTATTGTTTATTTACGGCTAAAATATTG carries:
- a CDS encoding Crp/Fnr family transcriptional regulator, producing MKSSPIFNLNENELDLLCSTSTEVVFQKGEHIIKQGLFTQNIIFVKSGIVKLHIKGPLGKDEILKIDKGPIFVGIPDVFANKTHSYSVSALSEVFSCFIEYKGYQQLIEINGAFALELIKTLSRETVNHYQKCVNKMQKQSHAKFADGLLYFSENIFNRIEFDFPLTRTEFGEYIGATRETVTKLFHGFTEDQLIEVQGKKIKILNTELIKRISHAG